One region of Mucilaginibacter gotjawali genomic DNA includes:
- a CDS encoding type II secretion system protein GspD — protein sequence MYKIITRTLFLLFITSAPAFAQQNRIQGIQKKLDSLSETVPGLKQSVQLQVNGSIQQYLSGIASVNSLNISVDPKLNFAVNDNLAGVSATNILVFLAKKYNLDISVVGTIIYITAYDDPGRYVKPPVKEINARYNKNDNTLSLSLESDSLKAVAKKISQVSGKNVIVPNNLEGKLVSGYIEAAPFETALDKLAFTNNIKMIKTNDGFFLFQMLDENEELYVNGDKSTSVRKAFRPVNNAGGNMQSGIYIRTVNGQKLVSAEAVNSPIISLVKQASQELGISYSVYSDIKGTIDIHVKDVTYDAFLYLLFRGTAYTFQSENGVYMIGDSKLEGLRTFKAIHLQNRSIDTVVNMIPAEWKKSIEIKEFRDQNTILISGSSADIREAETFIKSLDELVPVVLIEVTMIDFHKTRTIATGISAGVADSTVKTGGTLLPGINFTASASSVNSFLNSLGKLTSLNLGHVVPNFYATIQALESNNNIDVRSVPKLTALNGHSAKLSIGSQVYYKNTTQNLYPSTTTNTSVFTNVYTPVKADLSVEIKPIVSGNDQVTLGINVNISDFTSIPTDGSPPPQSISQFTSSLRVHSDDTILLGGIERTENDLSSSGVPFLSRIPILKWIFSSRTKTASKVVTVLFIKATIIR from the coding sequence ATGTATAAAATAATTACCCGGACCTTGTTTTTACTGTTCATCACTTCTGCCCCTGCTTTTGCGCAGCAAAACAGGATCCAGGGCATCCAAAAAAAGCTGGACAGCCTTTCTGAAACCGTGCCGGGGCTTAAACAAAGCGTGCAGTTGCAGGTCAATGGGTCCATCCAGCAATATTTATCGGGAATTGCCAGTGTCAATAGTTTAAATATCAGTGTTGATCCAAAGTTAAATTTTGCGGTAAATGATAACCTGGCCGGTGTTTCAGCAACGAATATTTTAGTGTTTTTAGCCAAGAAATATAACCTGGATATCAGCGTAGTAGGCACCATTATTTACATTACCGCCTATGATGATCCCGGCCGCTATGTCAAACCGCCTGTAAAAGAGATCAATGCCAGATACAACAAAAACGATAATACCCTCTCCCTGTCCCTGGAGAGCGACAGTTTAAAAGCCGTCGCCAAAAAGATTTCACAGGTCTCCGGTAAAAACGTGATCGTGCCGAATAACCTGGAAGGTAAACTGGTAAGCGGCTATATAGAAGCTGCCCCATTTGAAACCGCGCTTGACAAGCTGGCATTTACGAATAACATCAAAATGATAAAAACCAATGATGGCTTTTTTCTTTTTCAAATGCTGGATGAGAACGAAGAACTTTATGTTAACGGCGATAAAAGCACATCCGTTAGGAAAGCTTTCCGGCCTGTAAATAATGCAGGGGGAAATATGCAATCAGGCATATACATCAGGACCGTTAATGGTCAAAAGCTGGTCTCCGCGGAAGCGGTAAACTCGCCTATCATCAGCCTGGTGAAACAGGCATCACAGGAACTTGGGATCAGTTATTCCGTTTATTCAGACATCAAAGGGACGATTGATATCCACGTGAAAGACGTTACCTATGATGCTTTTCTTTACTTGCTATTCAGGGGTACCGCCTATACATTTCAGTCGGAAAATGGGGTGTATATGATCGGAGACAGCAAACTGGAAGGTTTGAGAACTTTCAAAGCCATTCATCTGCAAAACCGGTCAATAGATACTGTGGTTAATATGATCCCTGCTGAATGGAAAAAGTCCATTGAGATTAAAGAGTTCAGGGATCAGAATACGATATTAATCTCCGGTTCATCCGCTGATATACGAGAGGCGGAAACCTTTATCAAGTCGCTGGATGAATTGGTTCCGGTGGTACTGATTGAAGTCACCATGATCGATTTTCATAAGACCAGAACGATCGCTACCGGCATTTCGGCTGGTGTGGCCGACAGTACGGTAAAAACCGGGGGTACTTTATTACCAGGCATTAATTTTACGGCAAGCGCCAGCAGCGTGAATAGTTTTTTGAATAGTTTGGGGAAACTTACCTCACTTAACCTCGGCCACGTGGTGCCAAACTTTTACGCCACCATCCAGGCGCTTGAGTCGAATAATAACATAGATGTAAGATCTGTACCGAAATTAACCGCACTGAACGGACATTCGGCAAAACTAAGTATCGGCAGCCAGGTGTATTATAAAAATACCACGCAAAATCTTTATCCCTCAACAACAACGAATACTTCAGTTTTTACGAATGTTTACACCCCGGTAAAAGCTGACCTGTCGGTCGAGATTAAACCGATTGTTTCCGGCAACGACCAGGTGACGCTCGGCATCAACGTAAATATTTCTGATTTTACATCTATACCCACTGATGGTTCGCCACCACCACAGTCCATCAGCCAGTTTACCTCCAGTTTAAGGGTGCACAGCGATGATACCATTTTACTGGGCGGAATAGAGCGAACCGAAAACGACCTGAGTAGCTCGGGTGTTCCATTTTTATCGAGGATTCCTATACTGAAATGGATATTTAGCAGCCGGACAAAAACTGCTTCAAAGGTAGTAACCGTATTGTTTATAAAAGCGACTATTATCCGTTGA
- a CDS encoding GspE/PulE family protein, with amino-acid sequence MNLTKDIVLLTENIHWLTKDQAWYYRVLPENKTKDEFFLYCEDGADQFALAAELEMLLGSTVKLNPVPAIQIARLLSKYYIKDNAAPGSVQLQINHHEDDFLMNLIGEAKNLKSSDIHIESYENKCRVRIRIDGMMVERYLLKRDEYPALINKVKILSNLDIAEKRLPQDGRINFKYQDQQFDIRVSVLPTLHGEKVVLRLLNNDATEIDLNTLGFSPFDLDNYLQGAKRPNGILLISGPTGSGKTTTLYATLKLLNKETRNILTIEDPVEYTLEGINQVQLKESIGLTFAAALRTFLRQDPDVIMVGEIRDTETANMAIRAALTGHLVLSTIHTNSAWGTVSRLIDMGIPPFLVASTLNTTAAQRLVRLLCPHCKEERPFDNNLYPKQFKPYAQVHQHYLAKGCEQCYYTGYKGRKAVYEVIPIDQDLAFEIKNGNMYIQEFLKNRGIHTLAENAFNLFCDGKTTIEEIYPLLFNY; translated from the coding sequence ATGAACTTGACGAAGGACATTGTTTTATTAACGGAAAATATACACTGGCTCACTAAAGACCAGGCCTGGTATTACCGTGTATTACCTGAAAATAAAACAAAGGATGAGTTTTTCCTTTATTGTGAAGACGGGGCCGACCAATTCGCCTTAGCGGCCGAACTGGAGATGTTGCTTGGTTCAACAGTTAAATTAAATCCGGTACCAGCTATTCAAATTGCGAGGCTGCTCTCCAAATATTATATCAAAGATAACGCAGCACCGGGCTCTGTGCAGCTTCAAATCAATCACCATGAAGATGATTTTTTAATGAACCTGATCGGGGAGGCAAAGAATCTTAAAAGTAGTGATATCCATATAGAAAGCTACGAAAACAAATGCCGGGTACGCATTCGCATAGACGGCATGATGGTAGAACGCTATTTGTTAAAGCGCGATGAATATCCTGCCCTGATCAATAAAGTAAAAATCCTTTCCAACCTCGATATCGCAGAAAAGCGATTGCCGCAGGATGGACGCATCAACTTTAAATACCAGGATCAGCAGTTTGATATCCGGGTCTCTGTTTTACCAACGCTACATGGTGAAAAGGTGGTACTCCGTTTATTGAATAACGATGCTACGGAAATAGACCTGAATACGCTGGGCTTTTCGCCCTTTGACCTGGATAATTATTTGCAGGGGGCCAAGCGGCCAAATGGCATTCTCTTGATCAGCGGGCCTACGGGTTCAGGCAAAACCACTACCTTATATGCGACCTTAAAACTACTTAACAAAGAGACAAGGAATATATTAACTATTGAAGACCCGGTGGAATATACACTGGAAGGAATCAACCAGGTGCAACTGAAAGAATCCATCGGCTTAACCTTTGCGGCGGCATTAAGGACTTTTTTACGACAGGACCCCGATGTGATTATGGTAGGGGAGATCAGGGATACAGAAACCGCCAATATGGCGATACGGGCGGCTTTAACAGGTCACTTGGTGTTATCTACTATCCACACCAATTCCGCATGGGGAACCGTGTCAAGGTTGATCGATATGGGCATCCCCCCGTTTTTGGTTGCCAGTACTTTAAATACAACAGCAGCGCAACGCCTGGTAAGGCTTTTATGCCCGCATTGCAAAGAAGAACGGCCCTTTGATAACAACTTGTATCCTAAACAATTTAAGCCCTATGCCCAGGTGCATCAACACTACCTCGCAAAAGGGTGTGAGCAATGCTATTACACCGGCTATAAGGGAAGAAAGGCCGTTTACGAGGTGATACCCATTGACCAGGACCTGGCTTTTGAAATTAAAAACGGCAATATGTATATCCAGGAGTTTTTAAAAAACAGGGGAATCCATACATTAGCCGAAAACGCATTTAACCTGTTTTGCGACGGAAAAACAACGATAGAAGAAATATACCCGCTGCTTTTTAACTACTAA
- a CDS encoding type IV pilin protein, which translates to MKTYSALFKKRVKAYTLTEILVVLVIIGILVLLALPNLMPIINRAKSVEAKTQLAHLQTLEQSYFYEHSRYTKDLNEAGFIQDKLVTDGDDGRALYRIEITNATSTGFTARATAVRDISGNGTFNTWEINQDGTLKEVVK; encoded by the coding sequence ATGAAAACCTATTCAGCCTTATTTAAAAAACGCGTTAAAGCCTATACCCTCACAGAGATCCTGGTCGTGCTGGTAATTATAGGGATCCTTGTTTTACTTGCTCTGCCTAATTTAATGCCCATTATCAACCGCGCTAAAAGTGTCGAGGCTAAAACACAACTGGCCCATTTACAAACGCTGGAACAAAGCTATTTTTACGAACATTCCAGATACACAAAAGACCTGAATGAAGCAGGTTTTATACAGGACAAGCTAGTAACTGACGGTGATGATGGCCGCGCGCTTTACCGGATAGAGATTACAAATGCCACCAGTACGGGTTTTACAGCAAGGGCCACTGCTGTAAGGGATATCAGCGGTAATGGCACTTTTAATACATGGGAGATTAACCAGGACGGGACATTAAAAGAAGTTGTCAAATAA
- a CDS encoding DUF5712 family protein, whose translation MGQFARVALKQSGETLFDSLFEFHRQLKDSIAYASTQKNGNLAQRLDLNIRELQMVDPNVDNIQTTELDGNSADAAHSYLSYPQISISMSDDIDDEAIFGKNRHGKRKAGGHER comes from the coding sequence ATGGGGCAATTTGCCCGGGTGGCCCTTAAGCAAAGCGGTGAAACTCTTTTTGATAGCTTATTTGAATTTCACAGGCAGTTAAAGGACTCGATAGCTTATGCCAGTACACAAAAGAACGGTAATTTGGCACAGCGATTAGATTTGAATATAAGGGAGTTACAAATGGTAGACCCTAATGTTGATAACATCCAGACCACCGAACTGGATGGTAACAGCGCAGATGCAGCTCATTCCTATTTAAGTTATCCCCAAATTAGCATTAGTATGAGTGATGACATAGATGATGAGGCAATATTTGGCAAGAACAGGCACGGGAAAAGGAAGGCAGGTGGTCACGAACGATAA
- a CDS encoding ISAon1 family transposase N-terminal region protein translates to MSTAYETLVRLILPEGLLEYFELNDVRSSDSGQLNIYLEEKNLPPAGYEKSQLESKGFLPEVSIQDFPIRGHKVALCIKRRRWEVKASGEIITRDWNLVRKGARMTTEFGTFLKGIFG, encoded by the coding sequence TTGTCAACTGCATACGAAACGCTAGTCCGTCTGATTCTTCCCGAAGGGCTTTTAGAATACTTTGAACTTAATGATGTCCGTTCATCAGATAGCGGACAATTGAATATATACCTGGAAGAAAAGAACCTTCCGCCAGCGGGTTACGAAAAATCGCAATTGGAATCAAAAGGTTTTTTGCCTGAAGTGAGCATTCAGGACTTTCCTATCCGCGGGCATAAAGTAGCGCTATGCATTAAAAGGCGGAGGTGGGAAGTAAAAGCAAGCGGTGAGATTATTACAAGAGACTGGAATTTAGTAAGAAAAGGGGCGCGAATGACAACGGAATTCGGCACTTTTTTAAAAGGTATATTTGGATAA
- a CDS encoding ISAon1 family transposase gives MDNNPISCHLLGRLYTVDGKQLQQQYKDFLSDFHSWGQKDHADEWMLFEDNIGPSLSIDETALSNGELYTIVTNKEAKGGKKAIVAMLKGTQAEQIIAVLERIPVRKRNRVKEVTMDMAANMIKAVRRCFNNAIRVIDRFHVQKLAYDAVQEARIKYRWEALDAESQSIEEARKNKQSFQPEVFSNGDTLKQLLARSRYLLFKHESKWTASQKERADLLFPRYPELLKAYNLAIRLGKIFTICKSKQVAFKRLAIWYNDVEAAGIDAFKTVARSVHQHYESILNFFDNRSTNASAESFNAKVKAFRATSRGVRDTTFFLFRLTKIYA, from the coding sequence TTGGATAATAACCCGATCAGCTGCCATTTATTAGGCCGTTTATATACAGTTGACGGCAAACAGTTGCAGCAGCAATACAAAGATTTCCTGAGTGACTTCCATAGCTGGGGGCAGAAAGACCATGCGGATGAATGGATGTTGTTTGAAGATAACATCGGTCCCTCGCTTAGTATAGATGAAACAGCCCTTAGCAATGGTGAGCTATATACCATTGTAACCAATAAGGAAGCTAAAGGTGGTAAAAAAGCTATTGTAGCGATGCTGAAAGGTACACAGGCAGAGCAGATCATAGCTGTATTGGAACGCATACCTGTCCGAAAAAGAAACCGGGTAAAAGAGGTGACAATGGACATGGCGGCAAATATGATCAAAGCTGTCAGGAGATGCTTTAATAACGCCATCCGTGTAATTGACCGTTTCCATGTACAAAAATTAGCCTATGATGCTGTACAGGAAGCAAGAATAAAATACCGCTGGGAAGCCCTTGACGCAGAAAGCCAGTCGATTGAGGAAGCCCGGAAAAACAAACAATCCTTTCAGCCCGAAGTATTCAGCAATGGAGATACGTTAAAGCAATTACTGGCCCGAAGCCGGTATCTGTTATTCAAACATGAGTCTAAATGGACTGCTTCTCAAAAGGAAAGGGCCGATTTGCTTTTTCCACGGTATCCGGAACTGTTGAAAGCTTATAACCTTGCTATCAGACTGGGTAAAATATTTACGATCTGCAAAAGTAAGCAGGTCGCCTTTAAAAGGCTGGCAATCTGGTATAACGATGTGGAGGCTGCAGGTATTGATGCCTTTAAAACGGTAGCGAGATCCGTTCATCAGCATTATGAATCCATCTTAAACTTCTTCGATAACAGAAGTACAAATGCTTCTGCCGAATCCTTCAATGCAAAAGTCAAAGCTTTCAGGGCTACTTCAAGGGGCGTAAGAGATACTACTTTCTTTCTGTTTAGACTCACTAAAATATATGCCTAA